From the genome of Leptotrichia sp. HSP-342:
GGCTTTTCAATTTTTTTTCTTTCAGCAATTTTTAGGTACTTCCCTTCATTGCAAAAAGCAAGATTCTGTGTCTTAAAAAAGTCTCCTAGTCCATATTCATTATCATTTTTTAATCTTTCCAGCTCATCTATCGAGTCACTAATATTTTTTATAGCAACTCCTTCTTGATTTCCATGCTTTATTTCTAGATTATTAAATTTCTTAAATGTTTCAGGCTCTTCGTATTGATAGCCTACTCTTGTCCAATTAACTTTTTCAAGCTTTTTATATTGTTCAAACTTTTTCAGTCTGTATTCACTATTTTCAAGATTTTGTATGCTTGATTTTTCTAACATTTTTGCTCCTTCCATTTTTTCAGCAATTTGAGTTTTGCCTGTTTATCCGATTGTTCCTTCCAGCTCCAGTTCTATCAATTTATTAAGCTCTACAGCATATTCAAGCGGAAGCTCCTTAGAAATTGGCTCAACAAATCCTCTTACAATCATAGCTTTTGCTTCATCTTCGCTTATACCTCTTGACATAAGATAAAATATTGCTTCGTCGCTTATTCTTCCGATTTTTGCTTCATGTCCAATATCAACACTATCATTATTTATATCAATTATTGGTATAGTGTCTGATGTTGATTCGTTATCCAGCATTAATGATTCACATTCTACAGTTGATCTTGCTCCAGTTGCTTCTGGCAATACTTTTAAAAGCCCTCTATAAAATGCTGTTCCTCCATTTTTAGAAATTGATTTTGAATGAACTGTCGAACTTGTCTGTTTTCCTTGATGAATAATTTTACATCCTGTATCCAAATATTGTCCAGCTGCTGCAAATGTAACTCCTGTAAATTCACATCTTGAACGATCACCTTTTAGAATACTCATTGGGTAAAGCATCGAAACTCTTGATCCAAATGATCCAGAAATCCACTCAACTACTCCATCATCTTCCACTATTGCTCTTTTTGTATTAAGATTGTACATATTTCTTGACCAGTTTTCAATTGTTGAATATCTTAATCTTGCCCCTTTTCTTACAAATAATTCAACCGCTCCTGCATGCAATGCATTTTTTTGATATTTTGGAGCAGAACATCCCTCGATATAGTGCAAATCAGCTCCTTCATCTACAATAATAAGCGTATGCTCAAATTGCCCTGCTTCAGGTGCATTCAATCTAAAGTATGATTGTAAAGGCATATTTACCTTTACTCCTTTTGGAACGTAGATAAATGATCCTCCAGACCATACTGCTCCATGTAATGCCGCAAATTTGTGATCATTAACTGTAATTAATGTCATAAAATATTCCTTTAGCATATCTTCATATTCTACCATTGCAGTTTCAATATCTGTATAAATTACACCTTGTTCTTTCAATTCTTTATGAATGCTGTGATAAACTACTTCTGAATCATATTGTGCCCCTACTCCTGCAAGTGACTGCTTTTCAGCCTCAGGAATTCCAAGTCTGTCAAATGTATCTCTTATATAGCTTGGTACATCATCCCAGTTTTCATTCATAGGTGCCGAATCAGGTTCTAAATAATGCACAATATCATTTACATCAAGATCTGATAAATCTGGACCCCAGTCAGTCATAGGTTTTGAATTGTAAACTTCTAATGCCTTTAATCTAAATTCTCTCATCCATTCAGGCTCATTTTTTCTTTCTGAAATTTTTTTGATAATTTCAGGAGTAAGTCCCTTTTCAGCCTTATATTTATAATGTCCTTCGTCTTTTATATCATAGACACCACGTTCAATATCTGCAACATATGTTTTTTTTCTATTTTCCATTATTCCCACACTTTCTATTCTGTATTAATTATAATCCTAATTCTTCCTTCATTTTAGCATAACCATCTTTTTCAATGCTTTCAACTAATTCTTGCCCACCTGTCTTAACAATTTTTCCATTCATCAAAATATGAACAAAATCAGGCTTTAAATAATCCAGCACTTTATCATAGTGTGTAATTATAAGTAAAGCTGTATCTTTAGTCTTTAATTTTTGAACACCTTCAAATACAACTTTTGTAGCGTCAATATCAAGTCCAGAATCAGTTTCATCCAGAATAGCCAATTTTGGCTCTAAAACTGCCATTTGTAAAATTTCATTTTTTTTCTTTTCTCCACCAGAAAATCCGACATTTAAATGTCTATCTGCGTATTCGGGATTAATGTGAAGTTTTTCCATTTTTTCCACTAATTCATTATGAAATTGCATTAAATATTGCTTTTCCCCAGTAACAGCCTCTTTTGCCGTTCTCAAAAAGTCTTCTACAGTAAGCCCTGGTATTTCTTCAGGATATTGAAATGATAAGAAAATCCCCTTTTTAGCCCTTTCGTCGACAGCATCTTCATTAATATTTTCTCCATCCAAAATAATTTCCCCATCAACAAGCTCATGTTTTGGATGTCCCACAAGAATACTTGCAAGCGTAGATTTTCCAGCTCCATTAGGCCCCATAATTACATGAACTTCTCCTTTGTTTATAGTCAAGTTCAATCCTTTTAGAATCTCTTTCCCTTCTACTTCAGATTTTACATTTTTCAATTCTAACAAACTCATGTTAATTTTACCTCCAAAATATTTTATATATAAATTTATTTGTTTTACAAATTAAATTACACTTTATATTCTATCAAAAATTTGTAATAAAATCAATTATGAAAAAAATATTCTCTAAATAATTAACATACAGAGAATATTTTTAATAGATTTTTATTTTGTAGCAAATGCCTTATGATTCAAAGGTCCTGTATAATCATTCAATTTAAAGGATTGTTTCAGTCCTTCTGTAATTAATTTTTTTGTAGTCGCAACTGCTTCGCTTACTGTCGAACCTTTTGCTAGTTCTGCTGTGATTGAGGCGGAAAAAGTACATCCTGCACCATGATTCCATTCTGTGTCAATTTTTTCAGATTCAAAGAATTCAAAATCTTTTCCATCGTATAAGAAATCAATTGATTTTTCTCCAGCAAAAAATTTTCTTCCTTTTATAACAACATTTTTTGCACCTAAGTCACATATTTTTTTAGCCGCTTCCTTTGCTTCCTCAAGCGTGTCAATTTTTTCCATTCCAGCTAACTGCGCGGCTTCAAATAAGTTTGGAGTAACAACAGTTGCATAAGGCAATAAATGATTTTTCATGGC
Proteins encoded in this window:
- the sufB gene encoding Fe-S cluster assembly protein SufB, producing the protein MENRKKTYVADIERGVYDIKDEGHYKYKAEKGLTPEIIKKISERKNEPEWMREFRLKALEVYNSKPMTDWGPDLSDLDVNDIVHYLEPDSAPMNENWDDVPSYIRDTFDRLGIPEAEKQSLAGVGAQYDSEVVYHSIHKELKEQGVIYTDIETAMVEYEDMLKEYFMTLITVNDHKFAALHGAVWSGGSFIYVPKGVKVNMPLQSYFRLNAPEAGQFEHTLIIVDEGADLHYIEGCSAPKYQKNALHAGAVELFVRKGARLRYSTIENWSRNMYNLNTKRAIVEDDGVVEWISGSFGSRVSMLYPMSILKGDRSRCEFTGVTFAAAGQYLDTGCKIIHQGKQTSSTVHSKSISKNGGTAFYRGLLKVLPEATGARSTVECESLMLDNESTSDTIPIIDINNDSVDIGHEAKIGRISDEAIFYLMSRGISEDEAKAMIVRGFVEPISKELPLEYAVELNKLIELELEGTIG
- the sufC gene encoding Fe-S cluster assembly ATPase SufC, producing MSLLELKNVKSEVEGKEILKGLNLTINKGEVHVIMGPNGAGKSTLASILVGHPKHELVDGEIILDGENINEDAVDERAKKGIFLSFQYPEEIPGLTVEDFLRTAKEAVTGEKQYLMQFHNELVEKMEKLHINPEYADRHLNVGFSGGEKKKNEILQMAVLEPKLAILDETDSGLDIDATKVVFEGVQKLKTKDTALLIITHYDKVLDYLKPDFVHILMNGKIVKTGGQELVESIEKDGYAKMKEELGL
- the pdxK gene encoding pyridoxine/pyridoxal/pyridoxamine kinase; translation: MSIKKVLTIAGSDTSGGAGIQADLKTFQERGVYGMNALTVIVTMDPRNSWAHKVFPIELDVIKEQVDTVVNGIGVDALKTGMLPTVEIIEYVGSILKNLKNPIVIDPVMVCKVSSGSTENLFPENVIAMKNHLLPYATVVTPNLFEAAQLAGMEKIDTLEEAKEAAKKICDLGAKNVVIKGRKFFAGEKSIDFLYDGKDFEFFESEKIDTEWNHGAGCTFSASITAELAKGSTVSEAVATTKKLITEGLKQSFKLNDYTGPLNHKAFATK